The genomic DNA tgttctgtaacctaattttaaatatatatgattataatgttaacaataatcatcatcatcatcattttctaATGAGTCAGTTATgtagttaagtaaaagtataaagtagcaagaaaatggaaatactcaggtaaagtacaagtacttcacAGTGCCTCTTCAGCTCGAGTAAAAGTATTTAGTTACTTTGTCACACTGCTGATGTTTGTGTCGAGTCCGTCTCACCATTTCGTGGCTCTGAGGTTTTCCCTGCAGCTTCTGATGGTAGTCGAAGGAGAGTCGGTCCAGAACGGCGTGCTCCTCGTCGTCAACCGTCGCCATGGAGCGCTCGCGGTTTATTTGGTTAATGTCGATCTCCTTTTCTCCCTTCAGCACGGCGTTCCACCAAACCTCCGACGTCTTACTGAGCGACAGCTGCGGGCCAACATCGGCACTCATCAGAAATATCAAACATTcgttcattttcagaattttaaccctttaaatgccaggtgtCAGTCATGATGACACtgtgttttcagatgaaaaaaaacacaaaaatttcaATATACTATGTGCTAAgaagattttatttcattttatttatttagttttttaatacCACAGcctggagaaaaataaaagatttttttaagacttcAAGAAGGAATATTAcgagaaaataatttattgtttaattgtaattattttacaaaataaagtcagaattttacaaaataaagccatAATTTTTCgagaaaaagtcagaatttttaTTATAGCCGTTGTCCCCGGTTGCCTGTGCTCTCGCCTGTTTTACggtttataaaatgtttatttccataataaaatataacctCTCGCGCAAAAATACGACTTtgttcttgtaaaattacaacttttttcctcGTAAAATTATAACttcatttttgtaatattacaagtttattctcataatattactacttttttctctcaaaatattaagtcatttttctcatatatttatttattcgcAGAATAATACAACTTAATCCTCACACGTTTATTCTCATAGTATTACTActctttttctcataatatttcAAGTTTATTCTCAGAATTTTCCTACTTTTTTCCCTCAAATTATTAagtcttttttctcataatattacgactttattctcaaaattgtgactttattctcgtaatattacaaGTATATTCTCATAGTATTACTACTCTgtttctcaaaatattacaactttttccccataatattacgactttatactcataatattatgactttgttCTGGAAATATAACTTTGTTTTTCGTTAATATGGTCCTAATCCTTCATCGTGGGAATACGATGATGATCAGCGGAAACACTGATTGTCGCCTCGCTGAAATAACGTATTTTCTCCGTATGTCAAATATGGTGAAAATGACGTCATCGTTACTGCGTTAACTCACGACCACGCAGCGTCCCGGCTCCAGACTCCACAGCGAGTTCTCCGTGTTGATCTTGTGCGTGAATTCTCCCTCCATCAGCGTTTTCTCTTCGGCTccgtctctcacacacacctgcatgcTGCTGGCCTGCAGACTGACGCGGACCTGAGGACAGCCGGCGGGACGCGACAGGTATGAGACGCACcgcagtcaatcaatcaatcaatcaatcaatcaatcagtcaaattttatttacacagcaCCTTCCAAACAAATCAAACgcattttaaagtgctttaccGTTTGACTGAAGAGACGACAAACAAAAACGACatatgaaataagcaaaaattggccttgaaaataaataaataagttattaATCACGCCTGCTCCTCTGCttccaaaacaataacaaggcatctgattaaaatgtgcttaaaaaacagacaaaacaaaacaaaataa from Plectropomus leopardus isolate mb unplaced genomic scaffold, YSFRI_Pleo_2.0 unplaced_scaffold19164, whole genome shotgun sequence includes the following:
- the LOC121965241 gene encoding nudC domain-containing protein 3-like; this translates as MQVCVRDGAEEKTLMEGEFTHKINTENSLWSLEPGRCVVLSLSKTSEVWWNAVLKGEKEIDINQINRERSMATVDDEEHAVLDRLSFDYHQKLQGKPQSHEM